One region of Campylobacter concisus genomic DNA includes:
- a CDS encoding tyrosine-type recombinase/integrase, translated as MKYPLDCKDNFENSFIFWLTRYVKFKLSSLSNKELRDPKALASVNYALSREVKNIDQLDGLVKSARNAGLTGINTYFNPLKKIYETMKFYELSSLKQIDEELLSEILASTTGGLSDASKKNYRISVINFFAFLDKQNEEDGKAHVFDINLKNWGGVSGNKGQKLPEFMGEDEVKKFLDAIEQSDFKQNSNRNKLIIKTIIFTGIRVSEALNLKRKDITEDGDLFIIRIRGKGNKYRIVMIKRHLIEAHLNAIAINYINKEGYLFINKKGTRLTQAYVSRIVEQILFKAGIRKEKNGAHMLRHTFATMLYKKQKDLVLVQEALGHASLNTSRIYTHFDSDKLKLAAKVAEDLAN; from the coding sequence TTGAAATATCCACTTGATTGTAAAGATAATTTTGAAAACTCATTCATATTTTGGCTCACTCGCTATGTCAAATTTAAGCTAAGCTCACTTTCGAATAAAGAGCTTAGAGATCCAAAAGCACTTGCAAGTGTGAATTACGCTCTAAGCCGCGAAGTAAAGAATATTGATCAGCTTGATGGCTTGGTAAAAAGCGCAAGAAATGCAGGACTTACTGGCATAAATACCTACTTTAATCCACTTAAAAAAATATATGAAACGATGAAATTTTACGAGCTTAGCAGCCTAAAGCAGATCGATGAAGAGCTACTAAGCGAAATACTAGCTAGCACGACTGGCGGGCTAAGCGACGCTAGTAAGAAAAATTACCGCATCTCAGTAATAAATTTCTTTGCGTTTTTAGACAAACAAAACGAAGAGGATGGCAAGGCCCATGTTTTTGATATAAATTTAAAAAACTGGGGCGGAGTGAGCGGTAACAAAGGGCAAAAGCTGCCTGAGTTTATGGGTGAAGATGAGGTCAAGAAATTTCTAGATGCGATCGAACAAAGCGACTTTAAGCAAAACTCAAATCGCAATAAGCTCATAATAAAAACGATAATTTTTACTGGCATTCGCGTAAGCGAGGCCCTAAACTTAAAACGAAAAGACATCACTGAAGATGGCGATCTTTTTATCATTAGGATTCGGGGCAAAGGCAACAAATATCGCATCGTTATGATAAAACGCCACCTAATCGAAGCTCATCTAAACGCAATCGCGATAAACTACATCAACAAAGAAGGCTATCTTTTCATCAATAAAAAAGGCACCAGGCTTACGCAGGCTTATGTTAGCCGCATAGTTGAGCAAATTTTATTTAAAGCTGGCATCAGAAAAGAGAAAAATGGTGCCCACATGCTGCGCCACACCTTTGCAACGATGCTTTACAAAAAGCAAAAGGACCTTGTTTTGGTGCAAGAAGCTCTAGGTCATGCAAGCTTAAATACCTCACGAATTTACACTCACTTTGATAGCGACAAGCTAAAACTCGCTGCAAAAGTAGCTGAGGATTTAGCAAACTAG
- a CDS encoding molybdopterin dinucleotide binding domain-containing protein: MQRREFLKRSAVLSTLTTSAMLADEDKDDYKPQANSLEPEFSVKDDKISLSDGHSVIFSMCHGCTTKCGIRLHVDDKNDRVLRCSGNPYHPLSNVHWANFDTSINDALLATTLSGEDEKRATVCARGAILPEMIDSPARILTPLKRVGKRGEGKWKSISFEQLVEEVVEGGDLFGEGHVDGLRAIYSDELIDSENPEYGTKRNQFLSFYLYDGRSDIVDRFVKKSFGTINHYSHGGICGGGFRVGGKIAHNAKGFAHTKPDYENSKFVIYWGTSPSNGGNPFQKQAKMLSYARGTRDDFSYAVVDPSVTNAVKYASSDKGRWIAIKPGTDSALAMAMIRWIIENEKYATNYLIQPNLDQAKLAGEIHWCNATHLVITEKGHKDYGKFALINNEWQVCSQDGKIQSYKVNEPAKLYYKGKILIDGKKVEVKSSMQLLKESAYKHSLEEYSKICGVSVEDIIWLCENFTKNGRQVSTNVHGGMMHTQAGMTTFAILCLNTLMGTYGYKGGNVNASAGTHEFLKGRYDLESFEGAYKPNGLNLSRSGKYYETSSEYKRKVAAGGSGYPSTQPWYPISMPLVNETLTSHKAGYPYKVKVFINYMTNVLYGQAGLERAVLDVLKDSKNLPLFVGIDAFMNETNAYADYIVPDGVNLENWALPNSLWGTIAKTSVVRYPAVSSKQAKDKNGSVIDVEAFYIAVAKRLGLKGFGKNAFKDKDGNFMDLDVKEQYYAAALANLAFDGEGVKDISDEDKKLSKISRVMTKLDPYLKDEEKPKVAHILAKGGRYGSYESAYKGDKATVKVPAPTPASIYYEPLGGHRHSITGEFMPGVPSLMLPVASDGTPLEKFFPRSEWKYVVSSRKSNIQHFYTFVSPRLRSVHPKNFIRIAPDVASEQGIRSGDKVKVTTPYGAQVGEAFVTDGVASGVISIEHGFGHDEFGIRTHIVDGKPAFGIANLEKGVNHNKLGLLDPKRNGEFSLNDWLVGTCARQALPAKIRKIG, encoded by the coding sequence GCGTAAAAGATGACAAAATTTCACTTAGTGATGGACATAGTGTTATCTTTTCGATGTGCCATGGCTGTACGACGAAGTGTGGCATAAGGCTTCATGTGGACGATAAAAACGACCGAGTTTTAAGATGTAGTGGCAACCCATACCACCCACTTTCAAACGTACACTGGGCAAATTTTGACACATCGATAAATGACGCACTTCTTGCCACAACACTAAGTGGCGAAGACGAAAAGCGAGCCACAGTTTGCGCTAGAGGAGCGATATTGCCTGAGATGATAGACTCACCTGCAAGGATACTAACGCCACTAAAGAGAGTTGGCAAAAGGGGTGAGGGAAAGTGGAAGAGCATAAGCTTTGAGCAGCTAGTAGAAGAGGTAGTGGAGGGCGGAGATCTCTTTGGTGAGGGGCATGTTGATGGGCTAAGAGCAATATATAGCGACGAGCTAATCGATAGCGAAAACCCAGAGTACGGTACCAAACGCAATCAATTTTTAAGTTTTTATCTATATGACGGGCGCTCTGACATCGTTGATCGCTTTGTCAAAAAGTCATTTGGCACTATAAATCACTACTCGCACGGCGGAATTTGTGGTGGTGGCTTTAGGGTCGGTGGTAAGATTGCGCACAACGCAAAGGGCTTTGCACATACAAAACCAGACTATGAAAACTCTAAATTTGTCATCTACTGGGGCACTTCGCCGTCAAATGGTGGCAACCCTTTCCAAAAACAGGCAAAAATGCTCTCTTACGCAAGAGGCACTAGAGATGACTTTAGCTACGCAGTGGTCGATCCAAGCGTTACAAATGCTGTAAAATACGCCTCTTCGGACAAAGGCCGCTGGATAGCGATAAAGCCAGGCACCGACTCAGCTCTAGCTATGGCGATGATACGCTGGATCATAGAAAATGAAAAATACGCTACAAACTACCTTATCCAGCCAAATTTAGACCAAGCAAAGCTAGCAGGCGAGATACACTGGTGTAATGCCACGCATCTAGTTATCACCGAAAAAGGTCACAAAGACTACGGCAAATTTGCACTTATCAACAATGAATGGCAGGTTTGCTCACAAGATGGTAAGATACAAAGCTACAAGGTAAATGAACCAGCCAAGCTTTATTACAAAGGCAAAATTTTAATAGATGGCAAAAAGGTTGAGGTAAAGAGCTCAATGCAGCTTTTAAAAGAGTCAGCCTATAAGCACAGCTTAGAGGAGTACTCAAAAATTTGTGGTGTAAGCGTTGAAGATATCATCTGGCTTTGCGAAAATTTCACCAAAAATGGCAGACAGGTGAGCACAAACGTGCATGGCGGTATGATGCATACGCAAGCTGGTATGACTACTTTTGCGATCCTTTGTCTAAACACGCTCATGGGCACTTATGGCTACAAAGGCGGCAATGTCAATGCAAGTGCCGGCACACACGAGTTTTTAAAGGGCAGATATGACCTTGAGAGCTTTGAGGGCGCTTATAAGCCAAATGGTCTAAATTTATCAAGATCAGGCAAATACTACGAAACAAGCTCTGAGTATAAGCGCAAAGTAGCAGCTGGCGGCAGCGGCTATCCATCAACTCAGCCATGGTATCCTATCTCTATGCCACTTGTAAACGAAACGCTTACGAGTCACAAGGCCGGCTATCCATACAAAGTAAAAGTTTTCATAAACTACATGACAAACGTACTTTACGGACAAGCAGGACTTGAAAGAGCGGTCTTAGACGTGCTAAAAGATAGTAAAAATTTACCACTTTTTGTGGGCATCGACGCCTTTATGAACGAGACAAACGCCTATGCTGACTACATCGTGCCAGATGGGGTAAATTTAGAAAACTGGGCACTTCCAAACTCTCTTTGGGGAACGATTGCTAAAACTTCAGTCGTGCGCTATCCAGCCGTTAGCTCAAAGCAGGCAAAGGATAAAAACGGCAGCGTGATCGACGTTGAGGCATTTTATATAGCCGTGGCAAAGAGGCTTGGACTAAAAGGCTTTGGCAAAAATGCCTTCAAAGACAAAGACGGAAATTTCATGGACCTTGACGTAAAAGAGCAGTATTACGCGGCTGCACTAGCAAATTTAGCCTTTGACGGCGAGGGTGTGAAAGATATAAGTGACGAGGACAAAAAGCTTAGTAAGATATCAAGAGTGATGACAAAACTCGATCCTTATCTAAAAGACGAAGAAAAACCAAAAGTGGCGCATATACTAGCAAAAGGTGGCAGATATGGTAGCTACGAGAGCGCATATAAGGGTGATAAAGCAACCGTAAAAGTACCAGCGCCTACGCCAGCTTCTATCTACTATGAGCCACTTGGTGGACACAGACACTCAATAACAGGCGAATTTATGCCAGGAGTGCCAAGTCTGATGCTACCAGTAGCAAGTGATGGCACACCGCTTGAGAAATTTTTCCCACGCTCTGAGTGGAAATACGTAGTGAGCTCAAGAAAGTCAAATATCCAACACTTCTACACCTTTGTTAGTCCAAGGCTAAGATCTGTTCATCCTAAGAATTTCATAAGGATAGCACCAGATGTTGCAAGTGAGCAGGGCATTCGCTCAGGCGATAAGGTTAAAGTGACTACGCCTTATGGTGCGCAAGTTGGTGAGGCATTTGTGACAGACGGCGTTGCTAGCGGGGTTATTAGTATCGAGCATGGATTTGGTCATGATGAGTTTGGTATAAGAACGCACATCGTCGATGGAAAGCCAGCTTTTGGGATCGCAAATTTAGAAAAAGGGGTCAATCATAATAAGCTTGGACTTCTTGATCCAAAAAGAAATGGCGAATTTAGTTTAAATGACTGGTTGGTTGGCACTTGCGCTAGACAAGCACTTCCTGCAAAGATAAGAAAGATCGGCTAG